Proteins encoded by one window of Anoplopoma fimbria isolate UVic2021 breed Golden Eagle Sablefish chromosome 23, Afim_UVic_2022, whole genome shotgun sequence:
- the vezt gene encoding LOW QUALITY PROTEIN: vezatin (The sequence of the model RefSeq protein was modified relative to this genomic sequence to represent the inferred CDS: inserted 1 base in 1 codon) has product MTEELDEDVVFENSPLFQYLHDLGHTDFEACPTASQEDEYGGQEGDLTSPDGDPRKTSGGRLWRLAETLWRWSPMHQAAASHKMGQQLDCVFGQYSVKCILDQDVLLQEDVELIELLDPSLLTLGSSASGSSSRASVLPRPSLIARPSLWDVAGLVGLAAVLLGCCSVSEGLWSLAAAPWGLALLGWLGLRGXTLWRRGRMQRAVHSRAAQLQTLVHNSKTLTGLSRKALRLVQETEVISRGFTLLLDRVSAAGSFSRAGPGAVPRGQQLIGLRKALYRALRTAFRASRRATCHMLKAFPLNSEIDNVTNYVSAVPLKELGLGLGIEHLGDEQAQELTDDYSLPALKMLFQLWVGQSSECFRRLALLLSPQRIEESEEGGPSGDALPPPPPPLLHRSIAAVTEPLHHALTSCLCEVQRSFDFHRHFETQLRTTGADKATGRAREKCRELNTLHSSIRSLQLHLKALLSEMIILEDDLEKLMVSKEPTELTSEGYQDLNDRLHQLQPHMQASTGCWEDTVNQVARMLRRVNACSGNAECLDQCGPPLPEIPAPPPSYPLILDRDPVPEELEWEAYVSDSDSDGEGKGSWSDILSPEERERQRREREESRRVLSELKAVLGFRASEGERMKRKQLLFNDQAAATPSAHGESPDPVTKLFEAPTSLGSAESGDEEGNHFSECSVGNGGEEGEGKDGRVRPDPSAEPLTEFSCGLEEEEEEDLGGASVCERGGGGASELHQYDGVLDEGEVQNGLDCCLKPKAPAVSVMDRLTEIHGSEALSFSSALAAQVAAHSHSLIAMEEQTFGDDDDDDDDEDEDGEESDRRTPKKD; this is encoded by the exons ATGACTGAGGAGCTTGACGAAGATGTGGTATTTGAG AACTCCCCTCTTTTCCAGTACCTGCACGATCTAGGGCACACAGACTTTGAGGCATGTCCAACGGCGTCACAGGAGGACGAATATGGCGGACAAGAGGGAGACCTCACCTCTCCCGACGGAGATCCAAGGAAAACCTca GGAGGACGCTTATGGAGACTGGCTGAAACCTTGTGGAGATGGAGTCCGATGCACCAGGCGGCTGCTTCTCACAAGATGGGCCAGCAGCTG gACTGCGTGTTCGGCCAGTACTCGGTGAAGTGCATTCTGGACCAGGAcgtgctgctgcaggaggatgTGGAGCTGATCGAGCTGTTAGACCCGAGTCTGCTCACCCTCGGCTCGTCTGCCTCCGGCTCATCCAGCCGAGCGAGCGTCCTGCCCAGACCCAGCCTCATAGCCAGGCCCTCCCTATG GGACGTGGCGGGGCTGGTCGGCCTGGCTGCGGTGCTGCTGGGTTGCTGCTCCGTCTCCGAGGGCCTGTGGTCGCTGGCCGCGGCCCCGTGGGGCCTGGCACTGCTGGGCTGGCTGGGTCTCAGGG CCACGCTGTGGAGGCGGGGCCGCATGCAGAGAGCCGTCCACTCGCGGGCCGCGCAGCTCCAGACTCTGGTCCACAACAGCAAGACTCTGACGGGGCTGTCTCGTAAAGCCCTGCGCCTGGTGCAGGAGACGGAGGTCATCTCCAGAGGGTTCACCCT TTTGCTCGACAGGGTGAGTGCGGCTGGCTCCTTTAGCAGGGCGGGGCCGGGGGCGGTGCCTCGCGGCCAGCAGCTGATCGGACTGAGGAAGGCCCTGTACCGGGCGCTCCGCACGGCCTTCAGAGCCTCGCGTAGGGCCACCTGTCACATGCTCAAGG CGTTCCCTCTGAACTCTGAGATCGATAATGTGACCAACTACGTGTCCGCGGTGCCTCTGAAGGAGCTCGGCCTCGGCCTGGGGATTGAACACCTGGGTGACGAGCAGGCCCAGGAGCTGACGGACGACTACAGCCTGCCCGCCCTGAAG ATGCTGTTCCAGCTGTGGGTCGGGCAAAGCTCCGAATGTTTCCGACGACTTGCTCTTCTCCTGTCGCCGCAACGAatagaggagtcagaggagggCGGACCCAGCGGCGACGCCttacctccacctcctcctccactgctgcaCCGCTCCATCGCCGCGGTGACGGAGCCCCTCCATCACGCTCTGACCAGCTGCCTCTGCGAAGTGCAGCGCAGCTTCGACTTCCACCGACACTTCGAGACCCAGCTGAGGACGACGGGCGCTGACAAGGCGACGGGGAGAGCCAGGGAGAAATGCCGAGAGCTCAACACCCTGCACTCCTCCATCCGAAGCCTGCAGCTGCACCTCAAGGCCCTGCTCAGCga GATGATCATCCTGGAGGACGACCTGGAGAAGCTGATGGTGTCCAAGGAACCGACGGAGTTGACATCCGAGGGCTACCAGGACCTCAACGACCGGCTCCACCAGCTGCAGCCTCACATGCAGGCCAGCACGGGCTGCTGGGAGGACACCGTCAACCAGGTGGCGCGCATGCTGAGACGGGTCAACGCCTGTTCAG GTAATGCCGAGTGTCTGGATCAGTGTGGTCCCCCTTTGCCCGAgatccctgctcctcctccgtCCTACCCGTTGATCCTGGACAGAGACCCTGTGCCTGAAGAGCTG GAGTGGGAGGCCTACGTGTCCGACTCGGACTCTGACGGTGAGGGTAAAGGGTCTTGGTCGGACATCTTGTCACCGGAGGAGCGGGAGCGTCAGCGGCGGGAGAGGGAGGAGTCCCGTCGCGTCCTGTCGGAGCTCAAAGCCGTGCTGGGCTTCCGTGCGTCAGAGggggagaggatgaagaggaagcagcTGCTCTTCAACGACCAAG CTGCTGCGACTCCCTCGGCTCACGGTGAGAGTCCAGATCCCGTCACGAAGCTGTTCGAAGCTCCGACTTCTCTGGGATCAGCAGAAAGTGGCGACGAAGAAGGAAACCACTTTTCGGAGTGCTCTGTAGGAAacggaggggaggaaggggaaggaAAAGACGGCAGGGTGAGGCCTGACCCGTCAGCAGAGCCGCTGACGGAGTTCAGCTGtggtctggaggaggaggaggaagaggatttGGGTGGAGCGTCGGTGTgcgagagaggaggaggaggagcgtcGGAGCTGCACCAATACGACGGCGTCCTGGATGAGGGGGAGGTACAGAACGGTCTGGACTGCTGCCTGAAGCCCAAAGCCCCCGCTGTCTCCGTGATGGACAGACTGACGGAGATCCACGGCTCCGAGGCCCTCAGCTTCAGCTCCGCCCTCGCCGCTCAGGTGGCGGCTCACTCCCACTCGCTCATCGCCATGGAGGAGCAGACGTTCGgagacgatgatgatgatgatgatgatgaggatgaggatggagaggagagcgACAGACGAACCCCTAAGAAGGACTGA